One region of Triticum aestivum cultivar Chinese Spring chromosome 6B, IWGSC CS RefSeq v2.1, whole genome shotgun sequence genomic DNA includes:
- the LOC123137894 gene encoding trihelix transcription factor GT-3b, producing the protein MQRQRFGSDEGPGRNPAEERRLKRPATESEETGDDDELPPGTRRKMKDTQQKTRPSGSTAAGAGAASSASSVRAVLQDFLEQQQRLDAQRQEAAARHAQERLAFEQQWRQEMQRLERERLMLEQAWREREEQRRMREEARAERRDALLTNLLNKLLRDDF; encoded by the coding sequence ATGCAACGGCAGCGCTTCGGGTCTGACGAAGGTCCGGGAAGAAACCCCGCCGAGGAGAGGAGGCTCAAGAGACCCGCGACCGAGTCGGAGGAGACCGGCGACGACGACGAACTGCCCCCGGGAACCAGGAGGAAGATGAAGGACACGCAGCAGAAGACGAGGCCGAGCGGCAGCACCGCAGCCGGCGCAGGCGCGGCGTcgtcggcgtcctccgtccgcgcCGTGCTGCAGGACTtcctggagcagcagcagcgcctGGACGCGcagcggcaggaggcggcggcgcggcacgcGCAGGAGCGGCTGGCCTTCGAGCAGCAGTGGCGGCAGGAGATGCAGAGACTGGAGCGGGAGCGGCTGATGCTGGAGCAGGCGTGGCGGGAGCGCGAAGAGCAAAGGAGGATGAGGGAGGAGGCCAGGGCCGAGCGGAGGGACGCGCTCCTCACCAACCTGCTCAACAAACTCTTGCGCGATGACTTTTAG